AAATCAATCTTCAAAATCAATCGTctccatcatcatcaccatcgtcgtttcttcattaaaaaaaaagaagataaaaacagAGAGAAAGTAcaaggctgctaatgggggtACCATTTTGCTTGGAGGTGTACCAATttacatataggacaaaaaaTCAATTGCCTTTGAgttggtacacccccaagcaaaCGGTACCCCCCATTAGCAACCTTGAGAAAGTAGATCTAGAAACATATGgagagaaaaaacaaaaattaaaatgatTCCCTTCTCTCTTAATGATTGAGTgtatatatatggtcccaaaaGGATACTTCTGCCACTAtcacatcatccatgacgtcatcccGCATGGGTATTGTTCATTCTAtgaccaaacaataatttttaggaccaagcggttatatatattttaaaaaataaccaaACAGAAAGTTGATtaggtcaactggaccaaactcacTTTATTATATAATTTCTAGGACTAAATGGAAGTTTTTAGTAATTTAAATTTTGTATACATATTTAGGGGCTTGACAATATAATAAGGGTATGAACATATATATTATTAAAACGAAGTGGAGTGTATATAGCATGTTAAAttcgaccatcgatttcgtcatcccacggcAAGGATCTAAAATTGGGCGAAAGACAATCGGGAACGTCGGATGGGGAGAAAAAAAACAATGACGTCATCGGTTTCTTGTTGGAAATATTTTAACCGAATTCCCGAATTTAAACACATACCAAAATTAGTTaaacaataaagaaaaattaattttGTGTCAGACACTGACCGGCTGACCAAATAATAAAGAAACATCGGAAAAGGTTGAGCCCTGACCGTAGGCTGGGATGAAATGTAATCTTTTGatgatttagggtttcaatttaaaCGTCTTTTAGTTAAGGGATTTATTTTATGGATAACTCATAGATAAGGCCTTAGCCTAATTTACCCAtttaaaatattaattatatATACCAAAAAGCCTATTGGATCATCTGCATCTAATCTGCCCATCCACACAGGTAACGAATGGAGATTTGATGGATGTTGGATCCGATGAGGACGAGACCAGATTGATCCAGATCATGTTCACCCCTATTCACGTGCTAGATTTTCGGATCGGGGTAGGCATTAGGACAGACTTGGAGCAATATATATCGGTTGCGACTTGCGAGTCACGTGCTGATTTCGGTTTGTAGGAATAATATTGGTTCTCGAAGCATATTTTCAACTACATTCACTTAAGGCCACGCGACAAATTTTACTAGGTAAATTTGGGTCGCAAGTTTAAAATTTGTGTCACAAGACGGCAACCGTTCTAGTAGTTAATAGTAGAAACTACTATATAGTCCTAAGAAAAATATAATTGAGTTAGTTTGATCTTGTTGACCAAATCAACTGtgtgtttggtcctttttttaaatatatatcaTTGTTTGGTCCTATATATTACTGTTTGGTCCTAGAGTGGACAATATCCACGTCGAATGACGTCATCAATGATGTCATAATCTTTTAATAGTggtagaaatgcattttttttttatttctctcttaataaatataaataaataaaaacttaaaattgAAATATCTTATGAAGCGCgtgtccaaaaatgataaattttatacATTCGGAAAGCCTTCAACGAGagctttccaacgagtaccattgttgctatgtttcagagctttttttttttgaaactgaaaGAAGAATTTCATTAATTATGAGTGTTTACAAAGGATGTATCCTCCTGTAACTGAGCATCAATATTACTAGGAGGAAATGTAAGCCAAACACTACTTAATCTTTCTACTCTAGCTAGCTTGGACAAAATGTCAACtactttatttttttcctttggaACATCAGAACAACTCCAAAGGGTAAACACTTTAAATAAAATTTTTATATCCAATATCATATTATGAATTCTCCAATCGATACTGAAACTCTCATTGTTCACAGCATCTGCAACAAGCTTTGAATCGAGCTCGAACTCCACTCTTTCCAGCTTCATCTCTTTTGCCCATTGAACCGCTTCCCAAAGTGATCTGCATTCCGCCTGTTCTGCATTCTCCACTCTATTCAAGAAGATACATTTGCAACCTTGATGTTCACCTGCAAAATTACGAATGATTAGTCCCAGACCACCTGTTTTATTTGTATCAAGAAATGAGCCATCACAATTAATTTTCAGAGAGTTTATATCAGGAGGTATCCAATTAAGATCACGTCTATCTTCATGAGCAGGAGATAGAGTCATCATAGGGGTTTATT
Above is a genomic segment from Papaver somniferum cultivar HN1 chromosome 10, ASM357369v1, whole genome shotgun sequence containing:
- the LOC113316113 gene encoding uncharacterized protein LOC113316113 translates to MTLSPAHEDRRDLNWIPPDINSLKINCDGSFLDTNKTGGLGLIIRNFAGEHQGCKCIFLNRVENAEQAECRSLWEAVQWAKEMKLERVEFELDSKLVADAVNNESFSIDWRIHNMILDIKILFKVFTLWSCSDVPKEKNKVVDILSKLARVERLSSVWLTFPPSNIDAQLQEDTSFVNTHN